In a genomic window of Gloeocapsopsis dulcis:
- the mutL gene encoding DNA mismatch repair endonuclease MutL yields MLSSIHTLPEEVINLIAAGEVIDSIAAVVRELVENSLDAGATRIVVALWMQQWRVRVTDNGCGIKLTDLQQAAIAHTTSKIRNSDDLWKISSLGFRGEALHSLTQLAHLEILSRPALTAEGWRVVYATGGEVVEATIAAIAPGTVVKVSDLFGNLPNYREGLPAIAQQLKAVQTTIQQIALCHPHVTWQVWHDDREWFTISAGKTSRYVLPQILRQVHLSDLQELKIEVPHPDNLSNCKDEIATHAFLNLVLGLPDRCHRHRPDWIKVAVNGRKVKLPEIEQTILTATARTLPRDRYPVCFLHLQVSPNHINWNRHPAKAEIYLHHLDYWQEKVSQAIEQALRINPATIPESLHNSRVGKLIKAAESTSGYSFNRQIQPDVEVVQNSNPLPYILKAVAQVNNTYIVAEHPGGLWLVEQHIAHERVLYEQLVNNWQLVPLEPSVILNNLSLTQRSQLERVGIEIESFGEQMWAIRNIPAMLQTRDDCADALLELSLGGDLQTAQVAVACRSAIRNGTELSLEEMQILLNQWQRTRNPRTCPHGRPIYLSLEESALSRFFRRHWVIGKSHGI; encoded by the coding sequence ATGCTATCCAGTATTCACACTCTACCTGAAGAAGTTATTAATTTAATTGCTGCTGGCGAGGTAATAGACTCAATAGCCGCAGTTGTACGAGAATTAGTAGAAAACTCTCTTGATGCAGGTGCAACACGAATTGTAGTCGCTTTGTGGATGCAACAGTGGCGTGTACGAGTTACAGATAATGGCTGCGGAATAAAATTAACAGATTTGCAGCAAGCTGCGATCGCACACACTACCAGTAAAATTCGCAATTCTGATGATTTATGGAAAATTAGTAGCTTAGGGTTTCGTGGTGAAGCACTACATAGCTTGACACAACTAGCACACTTAGAAATTTTAAGTCGCCCCGCCCTAACAGCCGAGGGATGGCGCGTCGTTTATGCTACAGGAGGAGAAGTTGTAGAAGCGACAATAGCAGCGATCGCCCCTGGAACAGTTGTTAAAGTGTCAGATTTGTTCGGTAATTTACCAAACTACCGCGAAGGATTACCCGCGATCGCACAGCAGTTGAAAGCAGTACAAACCACAATTCAGCAAATTGCTTTGTGTCATCCGCATGTAACTTGGCAAGTTTGGCACGATGATCGCGAATGGTTTACTATCAGTGCTGGAAAAACATCCCGATATGTTTTACCCCAAATTCTCCGCCAAGTACATTTAAGCGACTTGCAAGAATTAAAAATTGAAGTTCCTCATCCTGATAATTTATCTAACTGTAAAGATGAGATTGCTACACATGCTTTTCTCAACTTAGTTTTAGGTTTACCAGATCGCTGTCATCGTCATCGCCCCGACTGGATCAAAGTTGCGGTAAATGGACGCAAAGTAAAATTACCAGAAATTGAGCAAACAATACTGACTGCTACGGCACGAACACTACCACGCGATCGCTATCCAGTATGTTTCTTGCATCTGCAAGTTTCTCCTAACCACATTAATTGGAATCGTCACCCCGCAAAAGCAGAAATTTATCTACATCACTTAGATTATTGGCAAGAAAAAGTTTCGCAAGCCATCGAACAAGCATTACGCATTAATCCTGCAACTATTCCTGAATCTTTACACAATTCTAGAGTTGGTAAACTAATTAAAGCCGCAGAGTCTACAAGCGGGTACAGTTTTAATCGACAAATTCAACCGGATGTTGAGGTAGTTCAAAACAGCAACCCTCTTCCTTACATCCTTAAAGCTGTTGCTCAAGTTAACAATACCTATATTGTGGCAGAACATCCAGGAGGATTATGGTTAGTCGAACAGCATATTGCGCACGAACGTGTTTTATACGAACAATTAGTTAATAATTGGCAACTTGTTCCTTTGGAACCATCAGTTATTTTAAATAATCTTTCATTAACACAACGATCGCAACTCGAACGTGTTGGCATAGAAATTGAGTCTTTTGGCGAACAGATGTGGGCAATTCGTAATATTCCAGCGATGTTACAAACACGCGATGATTGTGCAGACGCACTGTTAGAACTTAGCTTAGGTGGAGATCTACAAACTGCACAGGTAGCCGTTGCTTGTCGTAGTGCGATTCGTAATGGTACAGAGTTAAGTTTAGAAGAAATGCAAATACTTCTAAACCAATGGCAACGTACTCGTAATCCACGTACTTGTCCGCATGGACGCCCAATTTACTTGTCTTTAGAAGAGTCAGCTTTATCTCGTTTCTTCCGGCGTCATTGGGTAATTGGTAAAAGTCACGGTATTTAA
- the psaB gene encoding photosystem I core protein PsaB has translation MATKFPKFSQDLAQDPTTRRLWYGIAMGNDFESHDGMTEEKLYQRIFATHFGHVAIIFLWTSSLLFHVAWQGNFEQWIKDPLNVRPIAHAIWDPHFGKAAVDAFTQGGASYPVNIAYSGVYHWWYTIGMRTNNDLYSGAVFLLLLAALFLFAGWLHLQPKYSPSLTWFKSAEPRLNHHLAGLFGVSSLAWTGHLVHVAIPESRGQHVGWDNFLTTLPHPEGLRPFFTGNWGVYAANPDTANHVFGTTQGAGSAILTFLGGFHPQTQSLWLTDMAHHHLAIAVIFIIAGHQYRTNFGIGHSIKEMLNAKNFFGVKTEGQFNLPHQGLYDTYNNSLHFQLSIHLAALGTALSLVAQHMYAMPPYAFIGQDFTTQAALYTHHQYIAGFFMIGAFAHAAIFWIRDYDAEQNKGNVLDRVLQHKEAIISHLSWVSLFLGFHTLGLYVHNDVVVAFGTPEKQILIEPVFAQFVQASHGKVLYGLDTLLSNPDSIASTAGGPWLPGWLDAINNTTNSLFLTIGPGDFLVHHAIALGLHTTVLICVKGALDARGSKLFPDKKDFGFTFPCDGPGRGGTCQTSAWEQSFFLATFWMLNLLGWTTFYWHWKHLGIWQGNVAQFNESSTYLMGWLRDYLWLYSAQLINGYNPYGMNNLSVWAWMFLFGHLVWATGFMFLISWRGYWQELIETLVWAHERTPLANLVRWKDKPVSLSIVQGWLTGLAHFTVGYVLTYAAFLIASTAGKFG, from the coding sequence ATGGCAACAAAATTTCCAAAATTTAGCCAGGATCTCGCACAAGACCCAACAACACGTCGCCTGTGGTATGGGATTGCCATGGGCAACGATTTTGAAAGCCATGATGGAATGACCGAAGAGAAGCTCTATCAAAGGATCTTCGCGACTCACTTCGGTCATGTGGCAATCATTTTTCTGTGGACATCGAGCTTGCTGTTCCACGTAGCCTGGCAAGGTAACTTTGAACAATGGATAAAAGATCCATTAAATGTCCGTCCCATTGCCCATGCAATCTGGGACCCTCATTTTGGTAAAGCCGCAGTCGATGCGTTTACTCAAGGAGGTGCTAGCTACCCAGTCAATATTGCTTACTCGGGAGTGTATCACTGGTGGTACACGATCGGGATGCGGACAAATAACGACCTCTATAGCGGTGCAGTATTTTTGTTATTGCTAGCGGCGTTATTCTTATTTGCAGGTTGGCTGCATCTTCAACCCAAATATAGTCCGAGCTTGACTTGGTTTAAGAGTGCTGAGCCGCGACTAAACCACCACTTAGCAGGGTTGTTTGGCGTCAGTTCGCTAGCATGGACAGGTCACTTAGTTCACGTAGCGATACCCGAATCGCGCGGACAGCACGTCGGTTGGGATAACTTCTTAACAACGCTGCCGCATCCAGAAGGATTAAGACCATTCTTTACAGGTAACTGGGGCGTTTACGCCGCCAACCCCGACACAGCCAACCATGTCTTCGGGACAACACAAGGAGCAGGAAGTGCAATTCTGACGTTCTTAGGTGGCTTCCATCCACAAACGCAGTCGTTGTGGTTGACAGATATGGCGCATCACCATTTGGCGATCGCCGTGATCTTCATCATCGCCGGTCACCAGTACCGGACAAACTTCGGAATTGGTCACAGCATCAAAGAAATGCTCAACGCTAAGAACTTCTTTGGCGTCAAAACCGAAGGTCAATTCAACCTGCCACACCAAGGGTTGTACGACACCTACAACAACTCGCTGCACTTCCAGTTATCGATCCACCTGGCAGCACTTGGTACTGCACTGTCGCTAGTGGCGCAGCATATGTATGCCATGCCACCGTATGCGTTCATCGGGCAAGACTTTACGACCCAAGCCGCGCTGTATACTCACCACCAGTATATTGCTGGATTCTTTATGATCGGCGCGTTTGCTCACGCCGCGATCTTCTGGATACGCGACTACGACGCGGAGCAAAATAAAGGTAACGTGCTCGATCGCGTGTTGCAACACAAAGAAGCGATCATCTCACACTTAAGCTGGGTATCGCTGTTCTTAGGCTTCCACACCCTAGGACTGTACGTGCACAACGACGTAGTAGTTGCCTTCGGGACACCGGAAAAGCAAATCCTGATTGAACCAGTGTTCGCCCAGTTTGTTCAGGCTTCGCATGGTAAAGTGCTCTACGGCTTAGACACGCTACTGTCGAATCCCGATAGTATTGCCTCTACTGCGGGTGGACCATGGCTACCAGGTTGGTTAGATGCAATTAATAACACAACCAACTCCTTATTCTTGACAATTGGTCCGGGTGATTTCTTGGTACACCATGCGATCGCGCTTGGTCTACATACGACTGTTTTAATTTGTGTCAAGGGTGCCTTAGATGCCCGTGGGAGCAAGCTGTTTCCCGATAAAAAGGACTTTGGTTTCACCTTCCCCTGCGATGGTCCTGGTCGTGGTGGTACTTGCCAAACTTCAGCTTGGGAGCAATCCTTCTTCCTGGCTACTTTCTGGATGCTGAACCTGCTGGGTTGGACTACCTTCTACTGGCACTGGAAACATCTTGGTATTTGGCAAGGTAATGTCGCACAGTTCAACGAGTCTTCGACTTACCTGATGGGTTGGCTACGTGACTACCTCTGGCTGTACTCAGCACAGCTAATCAACGGGTACAACCCCTATGGGATGAATAACCTGTCCGTCTGGGCTTGGATGTTCTTATTTGGACACCTGGTTTGGGCAACCGGCTTCATGTTCTTAATCTCATGGCGAGGCTATTGGCAAGAGTTAATTGAAACTCTCGTCTGGGCGCACGAACGTACCCCACTAGCTAACCTAGTTCGCTGGAAGGATAAGCCAGTCTCTCTATCGATCGTTCAAGGTTGGTTAACTGGTTTAGCTCACTTTACCGTTGGCTATGTTCTCACCTATGCTGCCTTCCTCATTGCCTCAACTGCTGGTAAATTTGGCTAA
- a CDS encoding rhodanese-like domain-containing protein → MNNPLGGIIPDQPPTDPQSNVHELKSRLEWGEPAFTILDIRDRNTYNEGHIMGAMSMPMEELVDRAQSSLATSRDVYIYGETDEQTSQAAQQLRSSGFEHVSELKGGLPAWKAVGGPTEGILESRTPAGADDYNVVSRMQNHAETQQK, encoded by the coding sequence ATGAATAACCCTTTAGGCGGTATTATTCCAGACCAACCACCTACTGATCCCCAGTCTAACGTACATGAACTCAAATCGCGTTTAGAATGGGGCGAACCAGCATTTACAATTTTAGACATACGCGATCGCAACACCTATAACGAAGGTCACATTATGGGTGCTATGTCCATGCCGATGGAAGAGTTGGTAGACCGTGCCCAAAGTTCATTAGCAACAAGCCGTGATGTGTATATCTACGGTGAAACTGATGAGCAAACTAGCCAAGCGGCACAACAGCTTCGTTCATCTGGATTCGAGCACGTATCAGAACTAAAAGGTGGACTTCCAGCATGGAAGGCAGTAGGTGGTCCTACAGAAGGTATTTTAGAATCTAGAACTCCAGCAGGCGCAGATGACTATAACGTTGTCTCTCGTATGCAAAACCACGCAGAAACTCAACAGAAGTAA
- a CDS encoding tetratricopeptide repeat protein: MNAQQFYQQGRDKGHLGLYKEAFEDFNQAINLEPDFVEAYILRAHARNLIEDKVGAIADFQKAMNIYRSRGKSTIADLLHVPIQTLQNEIKMDEQQ; encoded by the coding sequence ATGAACGCGCAACAATTTTATCAACAAGGACGTGATAAAGGTCATTTAGGTCTTTATAAAGAAGCCTTTGAAGATTTTAATCAAGCAATCAATCTTGAGCCTGACTTTGTAGAAGCTTATATTCTTCGTGCTCATGCTCGGAATTTAATAGAAGACAAAGTAGGAGCAATCGCAGATTTTCAGAAAGCTATGAATATTTACAGATCTAGAGGAAAATCAACAATAGCTGATCTTCTTCATGTACCAATACAAACTCTACAAAACGAAATTAAGATGGATGAACAGCAGTAA
- the psaA gene encoding photosystem I core protein PsaA produces MTMSPPEREEKKARVIVDNDPVPTSFERWGQPGHFDRTLAKGPKTTTWIWNLHALAHDFDTHTSDLEDISRKIFAAHFGQLAVIFLWLSGMEFHGARFSNYEAWLSDPVGIKPSAQVVWPIVGQDILNADVGGGFHGIQITSGLFQVWRGAGFTNSFQLYCTAIGGLVAAALMLFAGWFHYHKRAPKLEWFQNAESMLNHHLAGLLGLGCLSWAGHQIHVALPVNKLLDAGVAPKDIPLPQEFILNNSLMAELYPSFAKGLTPFWTLNWGQYADFLTFKGGLNPVTGGLWLSDTAHHHLALAVLFIVAGHMYRTNWGIGHSIKEILENHKGPFTGDGHKGLYENLTTSWHAQLGVNLAMLGSLTIIVAHHMYAMPPYPYLATDYATALSIFTHHMWIGGFLIVGGAAHSTIFMVRDYDPAVNQNNVLDRVIRHRDAIISHLNWVCMFLGFHSFGLYIHNDTMQALGRPQDMFSDTAIQLQPVFAQFVQNIHTLAPGSTAPNALEPVSYAFGGGVVAVGGKIAMMPIALGTADFMIHHIHAFQIHVTVLILLKGFLFARNSRLVPDKASLGFRFPCDGPGRGGTCQVSGWDHVFLGLFWMFNTIAIAVYHFSWKMQSDVWGTIDADGNIAHITGGNFAMSANTINGWLRDFQWAQAAQVIQSYGTALSAYGLLFLGAHFVWAFSLMFLFSGRGYWQELIESIVWAHNKLKVAPSIQPRALSIIQGRAVGVTHFLLGAIVTIWAFFEARIISVG; encoded by the coding sequence ATGACGATGAGTCCTCCGGAGCGAGAGGAAAAAAAGGCAAGGGTTATCGTCGATAACGACCCGGTACCAACCTCATTTGAAAGATGGGGTCAACCAGGTCATTTTGACCGCACCTTAGCTAAAGGTCCCAAAACCACTACCTGGATTTGGAACCTACACGCCCTCGCCCATGATTTTGATACTCATACCAGTGACCTAGAAGACATCTCGCGCAAAATCTTTGCAGCACACTTCGGTCAGTTGGCTGTGATCTTCCTCTGGTTGAGCGGCATGGAGTTTCATGGCGCTCGCTTTTCAAACTACGAAGCTTGGCTGAGTGACCCAGTTGGGATCAAGCCGAGTGCTCAAGTTGTCTGGCCGATTGTAGGGCAAGACATTCTCAATGCAGATGTTGGCGGTGGTTTCCACGGCATTCAAATTACCTCTGGCTTGTTCCAAGTTTGGCGTGGCGCTGGTTTTACAAATTCCTTCCAGCTCTACTGCACAGCTATTGGCGGTTTAGTCGCAGCAGCCTTAATGCTATTTGCGGGCTGGTTCCACTACCACAAGCGCGCTCCTAAACTGGAATGGTTCCAGAATGCGGAGTCAATGCTGAACCACCACTTAGCAGGCTTACTGGGCTTAGGTTGTTTATCTTGGGCTGGTCACCAGATTCACGTAGCTTTACCAGTTAACAAGCTACTGGATGCTGGAGTAGCACCGAAAGATATTCCCCTACCCCAAGAATTCATCCTGAATAATAGCTTGATGGCAGAGTTGTATCCTAGTTTTGCCAAGGGATTAACACCCTTCTGGACATTAAACTGGGGACAATATGCTGACTTTCTCACCTTTAAAGGTGGATTAAACCCAGTAACAGGTGGTTTGTGGTTGTCTGACACAGCGCACCATCACCTAGCTTTGGCTGTACTGTTCATCGTTGCAGGTCATATGTACCGCACGAACTGGGGTATTGGTCACAGCATCAAAGAGATTCTAGAGAACCATAAAGGTCCCTTCACAGGTGATGGACATAAAGGTCTCTACGAAAATCTGACCACATCTTGGCATGCACAGCTAGGAGTAAACCTAGCAATGCTGGGTTCGCTGACAATTATTGTGGCGCATCATATGTACGCGATGCCTCCGTATCCGTACTTGGCAACTGACTATGCTACTGCGCTATCAATTTTTACTCACCATATGTGGATCGGCGGCTTCCTGATTGTTGGTGGAGCAGCCCACTCCACGATTTTCATGGTGCGCGACTACGATCCAGCGGTGAACCAAAATAACGTCTTGGATCGGGTGATTCGTCACAGAGATGCGATTATTTCGCACCTAAACTGGGTATGCATGTTCCTTGGCTTCCATAGCTTTGGTTTATACATTCATAACGATACGATGCAGGCTCTGGGTCGTCCGCAAGACATGTTCTCGGACACAGCAATTCAGTTGCAACCCGTGTTTGCTCAGTTTGTCCAAAATATCCACACTTTAGCACCTGGTTCGACAGCACCTAACGCGCTCGAACCTGTAAGCTATGCCTTTGGAGGTGGTGTGGTTGCTGTAGGTGGCAAAATTGCCATGATGCCGATCGCATTGGGTACGGCGGATTTCATGATCCACCACATCCATGCTTTCCAAATTCACGTTACAGTATTAATCCTGCTGAAAGGCTTCCTGTTTGCTCGCAACTCGCGCTTGGTTCCAGATAAAGCAAGTCTGGGCTTCCGCTTCCCCTGCGACGGCCCAGGTCGCGGTGGTACCTGCCAAGTATCAGGTTGGGATCACGTATTCTTAGGATTGTTCTGGATGTTCAACACCATTGCGATCGCGGTCTACCACTTTAGCTGGAAGATGCAATCGGATGTGTGGGGAACGATTGACGCAGATGGCAATATCGCGCACATTACGGGTGGTAACTTTGCCATGAGCGCAAATACCATCAACGGCTGGTTGCGTGACTTCCAATGGGCACAAGCAGCACAAGTGATTCAGTCCTACGGTACAGCACTATCGGCATACGGTTTGTTGTTCCTAGGCGCTCACTTTGTTTGGGCTTTTAGCCTCATGTTCCTCTTCAGTGGACGGGGCTATTGGCAAGAACTCATCGAGTCCATCGTTTGGGCGCACAACAAACTAAAGGTCGCACCATCAATTCAGCCTCGCGCACTGAGTATTATTCAAGGTCGTGCGGTTGGAGTAACTCACTTCTTGTTAGGAGCGATCGTGACAATCTGGGCGTTCTTCGAGGCGCGCATAATTTCAGTAGGATAG